CCGCCGGGCTCGCGCGTGTACACCACGTCCAGGCCGGTGCGCGCCAGATGTTCGCGCAGGCCGGCCACGAGCGTGCTCTTGCCCGCGCCTTCGCCGCCTTCCAGCGTGACCAGCCGGCCGCGGGCGGTTTGCGCCGGAGTCATGCGCCACGCTCCGAAGGCATCCTCCCGCCGCTGCGCGGCGACCCCCTTCGTTCCGAAGGGGGTGATCGAATTTCGCCGCGATGATTTTTCACCCCCTTCCAGAGGAAGGGGGTCGATGCGAAGCATCGGGGGGATGAGGAGCGCCCGTTCACTGATTCTTCTTCCCGAGGATGTATTTCTTCACCGCCGCATTCTGTTCGGCCAGCGTCGCCGAGAACACATGCGTGCCGTCGCCCTTGGCCACGAAGTACAACGCATCGCCCGGCGCGGGATGCAGCACAGCGTGGATCGCCGCGCGGCCGGGCAGCGCGATCGGCGTGGGCGGCAGGCCGTAACGCGTGTAGGTGTTGTAGGGCGTGTCGGTTTGCAGATCGACCTTGTGGATCTTGCCGGCGTATGCCGCGCCCATGCCGTAGATCACGCTGGGATCGGTTTCGAGTTTCATGCCGAGCTTGAGGCGGCGTTCGAACACGCCCGCGATTTCGGGACGTTCGGCGGGCACCGCGGTTTCTTTTTCGACCAGCGACGCCAGGATCAGCGCCTGATACGGCTGCTGCGGCCAGCTGGCCTTGTCGCGCTGCGCCCATTGTGCAGCGAGGAACGTTTGCATCGCCTTGTGCGCGCGCGCCAGCACGTCGAGGTCGGACATGCCGAGCACGTAATCATACGTATCGGGCATGAACTCGCCCTCGGGCGATTGGCTGGCGTCGTCCAGCCGTGCCATCACCTGCGCGTCGCTCAGTCCGTCGATGTCGTGCGCGAGTTTCGGCGCCTTCTGCAGTGCCTGCCGCACCTGCGCGAACGACCAGCCGTCCACCAGCGTCACCCGATGATGCAGCACGCGGCCCGCCGCCATGTTCTCCAGCAACACCGTCGGCGTCATGCCCGGCGCCAGCGCGTATTCGCCGGCGTGCAAGCGGTTGGCGACGCCGAGCCGCCACGCCAGCGCGCGCCACAGCAGCGGCTGCGCGTCCGACAATTTTTCCTGGCGCAACTGCGCGACGATGCCGCTGAAGCCTTCGCCCTTGGCGATTTCAAGCGTTTGCCCGGTCGTACGGACGCTCAATGGCGTGCGCGTGAAATGCACGTAGCTGATGCCGCCCCACGCGATCGCGGCGACGATCGCCAGGACGATGACGATCGCCACGCTGCGCATCACGACGTTGCCCCGTGACCGCATCACGCGTCGCCTCCCGGGAATCCCAGCGCGTGCCATTGCGCCTGCGCGGCACGCGCGTGGCGGCCAACCCGCAGCGCGCGCTCGTCGAGCGCGCGCACCGGCAACACGCCGCGCACGCTGGAGGTGAGGAACAGTTCATCGGCCCGC
The genomic region above belongs to Rhodanobacteraceae bacterium and contains:
- a CDS encoding Murein endolytic transglycosylase MltG; this encodes MRSRGNVVMRSVAIVIVLAIVAAIAWGGISYVHFTRTPLSVRTTGQTLEIAKGEGFSGIVAQLRQEKLSDAQPLLWRALAWRLGVANRLHAGEYALAPGMTPTVLLENMAAGRVLHHRVTLVDGWSFAQVRQALQKAPKLAHDIDGLSDAQVMARLDDASQSPEGEFMPDTYDYVLGMSDLDVLARAHKAMQTFLAAQWAQRDKASWPQQPYQALILASLVEKETAVPAERPEIAGVFERRLKLGMKLETDPSVIYGMGAAYAGKIHKVDLQTDTPYNTYTRYGLPPTPIALPGRAAIHAVLHPAPGDALYFVAKGDGTHVFSATLAEQNAAVKKYILGKKNQ